The Pygocentrus nattereri isolate fPygNat1 chromosome 12, fPygNat1.pri, whole genome shotgun sequence genome includes the window gaatgaaacaacatgcaatgtgctcctcactACATGGGGCTTTGAACAAGTTAGGATGCCCCTGCATCACAGCGATGAGGTAGGCGGTCGGACAGCCATCGCAATGTTTAACCTCCGTTTACAACTTCTGTTTGCCTACCCCTTTACctcttcatgtgtctggcagaaaacagagatcacttctaggatcacatgtaatgcaatcgattacacatacGTCAAGATATGTAGggtattttttggttcagattgcttcatcctaacatgAGTCACGATAGAATAtctggggcctctttcaagtgaatctccttGTGTAATGAGTATCACCTCTTCTGTACAGGCTGACCAGTGCACAGGACTGCAGGGCTTCCTGGTGTTCCACAGCTTTGGTGGAGGAACAGGGTCTGGATTCACCTCCCTCCTgatggagcgtctctctgttgaCTTCGGCAAAAAGTCCAAGCTGGAGTTCGCCATCTACCCAGCACCGCAGGTGTCCACGGCTGTGGTGGAGCCATACAACTCCATCCTGACCACTCACACCACATTGGAGCATTCCGACTGCGCCTTCATGGTGGACAACGAGGCCATCTATGACATCTGCCGGAGGAACCTGGACATCGAGCGCCCGTCCTACACTAACCTCAACAGGCTCATCAGCCAGATTGTGTCCTCCATCACTGCCTCCCTCCGCTTCGATGGTGCCCTGAATGTGGACTTAACGGAGTTCCAGACCAACCTGGTGCCATATCCCAGAATCCACTTTCCCCTTGCTACGTATGCACCAGTGATCTCTGCTGAGAAGGCCTACCATGAGCAGCTCTCCGTGGCCGAGATCACCAACTCCTGCTTTGAGCCCAGCAACCAAATGGTGAAGTGTGACCCAAGGCACGGGAAGTACATGGCCTGCTGCCTGCTGTACCGCGGTGATGTGGTGCCCAAGGATGTCAACGTGGCCATCGCAGCCATCAAGACCAAGAGGAGCATCCAGTTCGTGGACTGGTGCCCCACTGGCTTCAAGGTGGGAATCAACTACCAGCCCCCAACTGTGGTACCTGGAGGTGACCTGGCCAAGGTCCAGAGGGCCGTGTGCATGCTGAGCAACACCACAGCCATTGCCGAAGCCTGGGCTCGTCTGGACCACAAGTTTGACTTGATGTATGCCAAGCGGGCCTTCGTGCACTGGTACGTGGGGGAAGGCATGGAGGAGGGAGAATTCTCTGAGGCCCGTGAAGACATGGCAGCCCTGGAGAAGGATTACGAAGAGGTGGGTATCGACTCCTTTGAGGAAGACGAGGAGGGAGAAGAGTTTTAAAAGATCTGAGAAGAAAGTGACCTCTGGACAATGTCGGAGCCCATTATAACATCTAAAATACTGGAAAAGGACTGAGTGTGAACTCTCTTCTATTCCTGCCAACATTACCAAAGGAAGCACAGTGTGCGGCCCCCAATGTCATCTTCTttctaaatgtttgttttgtcttgtgGTGTAACCCTTTTTATTTTGTACCAGAAGTGTCAAAATAGCTATTAATATGAAATAAAGGTGCCAATTCTGCTTGattgcttgtttttatttttcaatgtataataaaaaaatcctaATTGCATCTTTGGCTGCAcatatatatggaaattaaactgcaaaataagccagttttgaattcattgattGTGTGACAGCACAAAAACCCTACACATTTACACGAGTGCCTCCtcaacctacagcagtctagccccacccattcatactgaataatagtaataaggagtgtttcagcctggactgcttttgaaATGACGCTACAAGGTGGCCAGTCGGAACAGGGCTAATTTACACATCAGTcttaaaaaaattgaattttgggtggggggggttaaacacatttatagaattacaaatacagtacaaaTTAAGAAAACACAGACATGTTGGTGGAGCCCAGCACCAcctaaatgttctgctcttcaATAGAACAATAAATACACCATCAAATATCATTCTGACACAGTAaactttttaaagcaaataatgATTTGTATCCAATATAATCTTGCATCattaaatacagaaagaaaaatatagaaaatggCCCAAATCATACAATGTTATGGGCGGAAAAGTAAATTAAGAtttaagagagagaaaaaaaaagtcaaaatttaaaaatgttggttcaatttatagttcacagtggtggtgataggaaccagacgtctgcctctaaaatctccttcacagaaagttcctacatgaaatggttatgaattcactgcctgacgactgagacgctgtttcatgatagttttgtgataaagatTTGgcttaaaaagtattttaatccatttatttgaaTCCATTCATGTGGAGGGTTACATGCAgcgcgctgtgaggcaaaatagtccctaaagtgAATTTAtaattccagattttccactgtttttcctTTCATCAGCATTCAATATAAAGCTcggaagactcgtgtgggttctctggtggttctggatagtaaattaaGTGTCTATATCGGTGTTGTAGTCGTGGCGACCcctagttcccatcaccaccactgtaaagacgtctgagccatttcacaccaaaccctctgaatctctctgtttacacctcacgcTGAGTTATAGAGAAAAGACGGCggggttcccctttaaggctGTGCGTCATCAGCGCGTCACCAGTGTACACGGAAGAGTCTCtgtggaggagggagagagaggcagaggggcAGAGAGGCAGCGGAGGAGTCCGTCTGTGAAGGTAATACTGCTCACATTAGCCCTATAAACAGCAGCCTCGGCCTCGGCTTTACCGATTCGGCTAAACAGCTGAAGACTCGGCTCTGACTCGAGATTTAGGGGCTTTAAGGTTTATTTTACCCACATTTGGACCCGCCGCCCGGCTCGAGTCTGCCACGTTAGCGCTGAGGGCCTTAAAGGCAGCGTTGAGAGAAGAGAGCTCAATCAGAAAAGGCCTAAAACACATCAGCAGCTTCGAGCGAAAACCGGAACGTGGTCCTCTCAAATCGAAGCTTTAAACCTAGAACGCATTTACCAGGGTTTTGTGTTAAAGAGTAGGACAGCCAATCAGGGCATGCGGCGAGACAAAGTCAGCCAATCAGGGGCTGCGGCGATGCAAAGTCAGCCAATCAGGGGCTGCGGCGATGCAAAGTCAGCCAATCAGGGGCTGCGGCGAGGcaaaggcagccaatcaggggCTGCGGCGATGCAAAGTCAGCCAATCAGGGGCTGCGGCGAGGCAAAGGCAGCCAACCAGGGGCTGCGGCGAGGCAAAGTCAGACAAGCAGGGTTGCAAGAGGCAACCAAGAAGGATTTTCTGAATACAAGGCAGCTGGTCAGGCCTGTGTAGATACAAGAGGCAGTCAGCAAGGGCTGTGTAGATACAAGAGGCAGTCAGCAAGGGCTGTGTAAATACAAGAGGCAGTCAGTAAGGGCTGTGTAGATACAAGAGGCAGTCAGTAAGGGCTGTGTAGATACAAGAGGCAGTCAGTAAGGGCTGTGTAGATACAAGAGGCAGTCAGTAAGGGCTGTGTAAATGCAAGAGGCAGTCAGTAAGGGCTGTGTAGATACAAGAGGCAGTCAGTAAGGGCTGTGTAGATACAAGAGGCAGTCAGTAAGGGCTGTGTAGATACAAGAGGCAGTCAGTAAGGGCAGTGTAGATACAAGAGGCAGTCAGTAAGGGCTGTGTAAATGCAAGAGGCAGTCAGTAAGGGCTGTGTAAATGCAAGAGGCAGTCAGTAAGGGCTGTGTAAATACAAGAGGCAGTCAGTAAGGGCTGTGTAAATACAAGAGGCAGTCAGTAAGGGCTGTGTAAATACAAGAGGCAGTCAGTAAGGGCTGTTTCGGTGAAGGCGATATTTGTTTAGAAATGATGCAGACAATAAGAGCTGTTTAAGTAAAAGTAGCAGCCATTCAGAGCCCTTTAGAATTGGGGCAGCCAATAAGAGCTGTTTTGAAAAGAGGAAGCCAATCAGGGCTATTTATGTACACAAGGCAGTCAGCAAAGACTGTTTGGGTAAAGGGAACAGCCAATATGGGCTCTTTAGGTATACAAGCCCATAAGGATGGTTTAGGTACAAAAGGCTGCCAGTGAGCTCTGTGTAgatgcaagagagagacagtcagggCTGTTTAGATACAAGATGTTCAGATTTAAGACAGTAAACACGGCAGCCAATAAGGGCTGTTTAGATACaagagagagccaatcagagctgtttAGGTCCCCAACAAGGGATGCTGCAAAATAAGTGGCAGCCAAGTGATAAGTGAGAGATTACAAAGGGCCACCAGTTACGCAGAACAAGCACAAACCAATCGGGAGCTTTTCAGGTACAAGGAGCAGCCAGTCAGGCACTGATACAGCGGAAGCTCGAGGCCCTGCATAATCAGTCAACCGGATCACAGACTTAAATAATTCAGCCAGGATTGTACCTCAGTGGAAAATTCCCGTCACTTCTCAAAACCTAAAGGTCAGGTTTCCTGATGTTGGTTTACTGGCCACAGCTCGCAGGTTTAGTTAATGAGAAACATCTTACAGTGTCAGGTAATATTATTGACATGACTGTTAATATCGCTTTCAGGTTTCTTCATATTCTTCTGTGATCCTGTGATCCAGTTCTATTTCCTCACCCCTGGTTGGTCAGGCGAGCGATGCGCGACCGAGGATGGGACAGTCCCTGTGTATCTGCTCTCGCAGTTCAATCACCATCGACAACAAGAGATACTACTTCATCCAGAAACTCGATGAGGGGTAAGACACAAATGGCACATGTATTCACTGAAATAAAGTTAGGGGAAAGTTCCGTTGGCTCACTTGATCTAAATACCCAAGAGCTTATTAGTGAGCCACGTGTAGAGCAGGGCTTTCCAGCCTTTTTCATACCAGGACCTacaagtagagagagaggttgttACATGACCCACGAAATATCAATACATCAATACATTCCATTATTATTTGGTTTACAAAAACACACGTGTTGAAGATAGTTTGGTGGCACAAGAGGTCAAAAGTGCCATTTCTGGAGTCCTGGAACATTCCCTCCATCGATGAGAGTGATTTAAGAGCCAGGTTTTCaagagcatctgaatattagagctGAAAAATGACACCTCATTTAGAAACAGGAATCCATAAGCTTCACTGTCACCGTCAGATGATTCAAAATCTGGGCATGGCTTTGGATAGATTTGCCAGTTTTCATACCAAAACATCAATACAACAGTAACCCTTGAAGATCGAGAACTATTGTTTCTCATGGTTCTCTGTGGTTGTCCTCCTTCAGAGGCTTTAGCTACGTGGACCTGGTGGAGGGTGCCCAGGACGGCCGCTTCTACGCTCTGAAAAGGATCCTGTGCCATGACCGTGAGGGGCGGCGGGAGGCGCAGACGGAGGTGGAGATGCACCGGCTCTTCAACCACCCCAACATCCTTAGCCTGACTGGCCACGCCTTCACAGAGCGTGGCGGCAAGAGCGAGGCCTGGCTCCTCCTACCCTACATCAGCGTAGGTTACCGGTTTAAAGGGGTGCTTTACCCAGGACTACTGGCTGCTACTTTACAGATGatacttttccaaaaaaatactATTTATGGAGGAATTATTAATCAAAATATTCTAAATATCTTACAGCGAATTCAGTTTAGCATAATGCTAACTTTGTGTGGCTGAAGCTGAGGTAATTTCAGTAAAGTTTTTGGGTTGTAAAATGACCGCCAGTGGATGGAAGATGGTGGAGACTAGCGCAACTCATTTTAGTCCAAGGATGTTTTACCAGAAATGCTGAAAGTCTGGCAGCAACATTAGTGATGAAAGTTAGCATAATGCTAACTCAGAATCGCTGAGGCAGTTCCAGTAATCTTCTTTACTCGTAACATGATTTCCAGTGAGTGAAAGCTTATGGAGACAATTCATTTTTTGCCTAAATAATCACTTTTAGCTCAAGTATACttagtcgtgtgcaaaagtttgggcgccccttgtcaaattacatgttgtgttgattttctcagttttttttccagatttaatATATTGAAACAAATAAAGCATCACATGTGTATCATCACATAACATAGTAAGTGTCCaatattaaaaaagtaaatggaTAATTTGGagtaaaattagcagaaaaattacatatttaaattttCTGACCTGTAAATTGACCAAATATGTTtacacttttgcatatgactgcatgaAAAATGCTCAGTGTTTACCAAAGTTGATGCTAAGAAGTTGGTATAATGCCAGCTTTGAATGACAGTGATGGAGCTGATGCTTTTTTGAGCCATGTTTTTCAGTCGTAACACGATCATCACTGAGAGAAAACTAGCGAGGACCAGTACTATTCATTGTCAGTGCAAATAGTCCTTTTATGTATGTAATTCAATGGATTTGAATGGGATGTTATGCTGTATGAGCGCTTTTGAGTCCTTCTATCAGAGTTTTCCAACATTTCCACCAGCCAAAAACGTTAAAAGAATACTTCATTCAAGTTACCTAACATAGTTTACGGTGACTGAAAGCTAAAGAATCCTTTAAGGGACTGATGTGCCCAGTACACACTGTGTGTTTTGATGATCCTTTGCAGAAAGGAAGTCTCTGGTCTGTTCTGGAGAAGCTGAGGGAGAAAGGCAGCTCAATGCCAGAGAGCCgcattctgcacattttgcGTGGCGTCTGTGAGGGTCTCAAAGCGATGCATGACCAGGGTTACGCTCACAGGTAGGCTGGGAAGCATGCTTGAGCTCAGTGGCCCAGCAAACCTTCTCCTGGAGATCTGAATTCCTCCAGAATTAAGTTCCAACCTGCGTCTAACATGTCTTTCCCTGACACTAATGCATCTCATCCAGCCAGTCAAGGGCTTCTGGAGAAGTAGCTGGAGATGGTGTGGAAGATTGTTGTTGGAACCAGAATCTGGAGGGTCGATCTCCAAGACTGGGGTTACTGACCGCTGCTTTAGTGCTTGGTCAGATGATCCTGAATGGCTGCTGGAACCTAATGGAACCTAACAGTTCCTTTAACCCGTTATTCCTTTTGGGGGGGGCTTTGAGAACTGAGCCTTGGAGCTATCAATGTTGACAGCATAACTTGCTCATTATTCTTTAGGTTTCAGGGGCCGGATTCAAAAAagctttcttaagaaaaaacttgctaaaaattcttaaaataaaCCCTAATAAGTTCATAAGAACATTCTTAAATCcagattttaaacagtttattaGAATTATACTTAAGAAAAGAGCTCTTAAAAGTTATTTGAAGAAGAACTtatttttttgatgattttctttcttaagacacTGTTACGAATCCGGCCCCATGTAATAAACAGTCTGAATGTTGGGATTTCAGTTCAAGGCTCTGCTCTGTGTCTTTAGGGACCTAAAGCCCACCAATGTGCTGCTGGAGGAGAATGACAGGCCTGTGCTGATGGACCTGGGCTCCATGAACAAGGCCCGCATCGAAGTGAGAGGCTCGCGGGAGGCCATGACGATACAGGTGGGGGCAGAAGTCGGCCACTGTGCCCAGTACTAGCACCATTGCCCTTGTTTTTCTGTGGTGTGGTTTGCATGATATCAAATGTCatagtctctctctgtctctctctctctttctctctgtttctctttctctttctttctctctttctctctctctctctctctctctctttctctcctctctctctttctctttttctctctctctctctctctttctctttctttctctttctctcctctctctctttctttctctctctctttctttctttctttctttctttctctctctctctctctctctctctctctctctctctcacacacaggaCTGGGCAGCTCAAAGGTGTACTATCTCCTATAGAGCTCCAGAGCTTTTTAATGTGGAAAGCCACTGTATCATTGATGAAAAGACAGATATTTGGGTGAGTATCTTGCTTGGACTCAACGTTTTGGCATCCAGCTAATCTGGCCTTGCAGTATTAATGACACACAACAGTACTGACTTCTAGTTTTAATGGTATTGATAAAAGAAGCTACATCAGGTTTGTAAGAGATTCTTTACTGTAGGTAAAAGTGGCATTATTTATCCAATGGTAAacttcatacatacatatataaaatctcATAAAATGTTGGAAGGTCTGGAGCTGTATTGTTAGTGAACTTGGGTTCATTGATGGGATCATGACAGGAGTGGCCAAAGGCGTTTTGGGTGCTCTTTAGATGCTCTGACCGAAGGCATGGTTTGCCAGTCTGAAATGGTCTGCTCAAAATAGATGCCAGCTGGAATGACATGTTTCTCAACACGGTTaactcattttttaaatatatggcACAAGTGTCCAAATACATTTGGATACAATTGTATTTTCATAGATTTGACCCCTCAAACACTTTGTTGCTGTGTCAATACTGTGTCCAGATATTTCGTCCACTCCATCGTATGCGCAGATTCAGTCAGGTCCAGTGTGTGAATAGAGTGAAACGCTAAATGCTTTGGCATCACTGAGCATGTTTCTGAATGATGTTCCTCTTGTAAATGACCATCAGCTCTTTCTGATCCTCCAGAGCAGCACTGGCTCTGTATGACCGTGTGCTGTGTTCCTCTGTCCAGTCGTTAGGCTGTGTGCTGTACTGTATGATGATGCTGGAGGGACCGTATGATCTCATCTTCCAGAAGGGGGACAGCGTGGCGCTGGCTGTCCAGAACCCAGTGGCCATTCCACAACCGTGCAGGTCAGTGCATCGCAGTTTGTTGACCAGaacttgtttatttatgttttcccTGCATTGTATATGCAAAGTTAAGTGGCTCTCAAGACCATAAAcctatttatttaatattttgcgCTATCGAtgaaaagtttggacacacttGGCTGTATGGATGTTCAGTCCTATGCAAAACCAACCAACATCAAAAGTCAGCACACTTAACAGAACTACATACAATATACAGACATTAAACTTAAATATAGCTTTTGTTTggtcattttagagcaggatgtctacttatttgctgagtttaacatatttagGGGAAAAGAATACAGTCAGTGAACATATCAATACAGATATGTTATAATTCAGCAGGAAACAGTAATTCTGCATTTAAAAAGGTAATATGActggggcgcccaaacttttgcatgtgactgtgaaGTCATTTAAACCTGTATGTGTATTTTAAATAAGTAGTTTAGgagataatgagttaataatcatcttatctcaagataacaaaatgaacaagtttcttgttattttgagatgatAAAATTATTCTCTTTAAAAACAAGTTACTTTTCTTATCTTGAACTAACAAAGGTTGAGATAACGAGTTGTcttgatctcaagataacaaaattattattttgaaataactagttacttattttgttttcttgagatacATAGCAAATGTTGTTCTATTGAAATAAG containing:
- the tuba8l2 gene encoding tubulin, alpha 8 like 2 produces the protein MRECISVHVGQAGVQMGNTCWELYCLEHGIQPDGQMPSQKPVGGHDDSFTTFFSETGAGKYVPRAIFVDLEPTVIDEVRTGTYRQLFHPEQLISGKEDAANNYARGHYTIGKEIIDSVLDRIRKLADQCTGLQGFLVFHSFGGGTGSGFTSLLMERLSVDFGKKSKLEFAIYPAPQVSTAVVEPYNSILTTHTTLEHSDCAFMVDNEAIYDICRRNLDIERPSYTNLNRLISQIVSSITASLRFDGALNVDLTEFQTNLVPYPRIHFPLATYAPVISAEKAYHEQLSVAEITNSCFEPSNQMVKCDPRHGKYMACCLLYRGDVVPKDVNVAIAAIKTKRSIQFVDWCPTGFKVGINYQPPTVVPGGDLAKVQRAVCMLSNTTAIAEAWARLDHKFDLMYAKRAFVHWYVGEGMEEGEFSEAREDMAALEKDYEEVGIDSFEEDEEGEEF
- the stk16 gene encoding serine/threonine-protein kinase 16, producing the protein MGQSLCICSRSSITIDNKRYYFIQKLDEGGFSYVDLVEGAQDGRFYALKRILCHDREGRREAQTEVEMHRLFNHPNILSLTGHAFTERGGKSEAWLLLPYISKGSLWSVLEKLREKGSSMPESRILHILRGVCEGLKAMHDQGYAHRDLKPTNVLLEENDRPVLMDLGSMNKARIEVRGSREAMTIQDWAAQRCTISYRAPELFNVESHCIIDEKTDIWSLGCVLYCMMMLEGPYDLIFQKGDSVALAVQNPVAIPQPCSYSEGLQNLLSSIMVTNPQERPDITWVLNQVKSLQGPDGGSVDTNRV